Genomic segment of Oscillospiraceae bacterium:
ATATAAATAATTAACTTGATTCTATCACTGTCAAAGACGTTTGTCAATCAAAATTTTTGAAAAAATCGTAAAACTTCTATAAGAAACTCCGCACTCGGATTTTACCCTCGAATGCGGGATAATATAAACTCGCCACCACACGCCCCGCCATTACGCCGAGCGCAGATAACAAAACCACTATACCACACAGACCCCATCGAAAAGGCGGGGCTGGGCAAAATATAATATGAAGTGCAACAGGTGACAACACGGTTGCCAAGGTGTAAAATGTAGTTACCACACAACATTGCAGCACGGAGGCAACCATGAAGTCATATGAACATTTTACCTTAGAAGAACGCGAATGTCTACGCATAAAGTTGAGCGAAGGAAAGAGTTATCGGCAAATCGCCCGAGAATTGAACAGAGATGTGTCCAGTATTAGCCGAGAACTCAAACGAAACAGGAAGAAAGATGGCACCTATAATGCAATTTGGGGACAATCAATGTATCGTTATCGTCGAAAACGATGTGTCCGTCCATATCGACTAGAAACAGACCATAAATTACGGGATTTTGTAACAAAAAGCTTAGATAAATATTGGTCGCCCGAGATTATTGCAGCTAGGTGGCAAGGAAAAGAGTTCAGCCCATCAACAATATATCGAGCTTTGAAACAAAAACGCCTGTTTGGTTATTCAGAACGCACCCATTTACGACGGAGAGGTATCCTCAAATATTGCCGAGGAGACAATCGAACTATTCGCCCAGAGCATACAATACATGAGCGTTCCGACGAGATAAACAACAGACAACGTATCGGTGATTGGGAAGGTGATATAGTGTTAGGCGGTCCGGGAAAAGGCGGTTTGGTAACGATGGTAGAGCGTAAGAGTCGTTATCTGGCAATGGAATTATTGCCTAATAAAGAGGCGGCGACAGTTGAAAAAATCATTTGTAGTCCACTTTGCAAAACGCTACCAATTAAGTCCATCACCTTTGACAATGGCTCGGAATTTGCCAACTTTCGGAAAATCGGAATAAAGCTAAATGCAATCATCTACTTTGCAGATACACGCAGCCCTTGGCAACGCGGCTCGAACGAAAATATCAACGGGCTTGTACGTTTTTTCTTCCCAAAAGGCACGGATTTTCGTACTGTATCACCCGAGAAAGTGGCTCATGCTTTATCACTTATCAACCAGCGTCC
This window contains:
- a CDS encoding IS30 family transposase produces the protein MKSYEHFTLEERECLRIKLSEGKSYRQIARELNRDVSSISRELKRNRKKDGTYNAIWGQSMYRYRRKRCVRPYRLETDHKLRDFVTKSLDKYWSPEIIAARWQGKEFSPSTIYRALKQKRLFGYSERTHLRRRGILKYCRGDNRTIRPEHTIHERSDEINNRQRIGDWEGDIVLGGPGKGGLVTMVERKSRYLAMELLPNKEAATVEKIICSPLCKTLPIKSITFDNGSEFANFRKIGIKLNAIIYFADTRSPWQRGSNENINGLVRFFFPKGTDFRTVSPEKVAHALSLINQRPRKCLGWMSPLEFIQCCT